CTACAGGCCTGGCACCCTGACGCTTTACAAAATCAGAAAGTACCAGAAGTCCACTCAGCTGCTCCTGCGCAAGCTGCACGTCCAGTACCTGGTGCGCGAGATCGCCCAGGCCATCAGCCCGGACCTGCGCTTCCAGAGCGCAGCCACTAGCGCCCTGCAGGAGCCCAGCGAGGCCTACCTGGTGCGCCTCTTTGAAGACACCAACCTGTGTGCCATCCATGCCAGGCACGTGACATTTACGCCCAGAGACATGCAGCTGGCCTGCCGCCTCCGTGGAGCGGGTACTTAAGAGCTCACTCTCCTGGGATACCTTGCACTCTAGAGGGCTtcgcttctgttttgttttttgtttttgttttctcttctttcagttaCTGGTAGTTCTGATGTTAGAAGTTTTATTCCGTTCTGGTTTCTTTTCCCCCATGGGGTCCAAAAGTAGCTAAGAATATGATTGGGAGTGGAAACATAAGCAGAAATCACAGGTAGTGACTGtgtttctatttgcttttattcGTAAACTTTTATTCTGCATTGAGGGTCTAATGCATTAGTGTTGAGTGGAAATGTCTCAGTGAGCAAGTTTCAGCACTTCAACTCTACATCAATTGTCAATACATTTGCTCTTTTGTTTGGAGAATGCCTCATTTAGACTATTTACAAGCAAATACATTTCTTCTTGATGGAAACTCGATGATATTTTTCGCTCTTGATCAAACAGTAGATGAGACCCACactttgaaattttctatatGCAGCCACATGGTTTCAATGTTCCTGTCTCCTGGGCTGTTCCTGCTAGTTTGCTATGAAAATACATCCAACTCTACTTTCTAAAAAGTGAACAGACTCTCTATCCACAAGTCACTTCACATTACAGGAGGCAGAACAGCCAGTGTGGGTCTGTTTGTGGGTAGGAAAGAGAGACACTTATTAGAAGTTTCTAATGCAGTCCGTCACTGGCAGGTCAGCATTCTAGAACATGTCATGGTTATGGCCATGGCCATGACTGGAATAACCAGGGCCTTATTCAGGGAGGTGGTAGAAGCAGCCCTCGGTGTGTGTGAGATGGGGAATCAGACGCCCCGCTGCAGCCCAAGCATTGGAAGGAGGCTGTTCACAGATGAAAATCCAAGGGCCACTTCAACATCTAGTACAAAATAATTGTCTTCTTCTGGGCCCCAGTCTAGATAGAAAGGCCTGTTCTTAAAGGACAAAGGACTGAATCCACTGTTTCTATGACAGGACTGCCTGTGCCCTGCACCTTCTGTGTTTTAGTCTAGGCTGAATTGACCTACAATTTTAACGTCTTTCTCCAACTGTTTCATTGATCTCGTCTAGATGAAGGCAGCAGCTTCTTTCATAATTACTTTGACTAAATATTTGTGCTTCTGGGGGCATATagacacatttttctgtttctttctacctgaaagaaaaaaagttgtgtgGGTCCAAAGCGTCCTGGGGACAGGACGCTACTTTCAGAGAGAAAACCTCTTCCAAGAGACATGTGTTTTCATACTGAAGCCTGGAGCCGCAATGTCTTAGCTTTTATGCTTGCTGCTTGATTTCAATAGGTGAAGCCTCCAGAAACTATTTCCTTATGGTAGTCTATCCAGAGGCTGTGTCCTGAGCAGGAGACTGGAATtgatttgaatgaatgaaatttgaatgaatgaaaattgaattttaatttgtcaTCCACTGAACTATTTTCTGACTTTTgcaagaatgaaattaaaattacacaccAAGTTGTTGTCTAAAATGACTTTATTCACATTGCTACCAAGATTGTTTTATGTCAGGGGGGCCCTTTGATAATATTAAAATGGTAAAGTATTCTAGAAGCTGCATGGAAAACTTCAGAGAGAAAACAGACCCTAGAAACACTGTCTAGTCTCTGCACTCATTTCCATGCCTTCAGCTCTGAAGAATCGGTTTTACTGTAAACTATTTTTATAGCTAAGGTAAGATACTGATCTCTCTCTTGtccttctgagaaagaaaaatacatctgaCATGTAATTTTATAGTACGTAAGATtctcacatattttaattttatataatggtgttaaaatgcaaaaattaaagagaaaattcctATGATTATAAGATTTaagcattaaatattttcattaaaataaaacactttttctaATTACACTGACATATAATTCATCAAATTCATTCTTACTCTGAATGTAAGAAAAATGGGAACAAATGTAtagtaaaaaatcaaatgaacttCCTGTGTTCATGGTGGCATGGATGGAGCTTAGTCATCATCGCTCTGCCCTAacaagtataaaatttaaaaagtgcaaaattggccaggcatggtggttcatgccagtaatcccaacactttgggaggcaggcaggcggatcacctgaggtcgggagttcaagaccagcctggccaacatggagaaaccccgtctctactaaaaaaaaaaaaaaaaaaaattagctgggcatggtggcgcatgcatataatcccagctactcgggaggctgaggtaggagaatcgcttgaacctaggaggtggaggttgcggtgagccaagatcgcaccattgcacaccagcctgggcaacaagagtgaaactctgtctcaaaaaaaagtgaaaaatcaacATCTCTTTTGACATTTCTCTGAGTAGTGAGGTCATAGGGCAAactgcagagaaaataaaaagatctgtGCTTTCCTCACTTCAAAGTATGCTATAAAATTATAGTAACCCAAGCAGAATAACACTGGCTTAAAAACAGACACTTAGACCactggaacagagtagagaagtCAATCCACACATGTACAGCCAACTGAGTTTACACAAAggtgacaacaacaacaatgaagaaATGACTGTCCTTTCAATCAATGGTGacaggaaaactagatatccacatgcaaaataatcaaATTACACCCTTTTCTCAGCATATACAAAATACACTAAAATCTCTTTCAAACTTTAGAGCAGGACCCTCAACTATGACCCTACTACAAGAAACGTAGGGAAAAACATCCCCAACGCTGGTTAGGCCAGTGATCTTTTAGATATAACCCaaaacacagacaacaaaagcaaaagtcgACAAAAGGAATTACATCTAACaagtttctgcacaacaaaggaaacaatcaacagagtgaagagacaaccagcagaatggaacaaaatatttgcacaccATATATCTGATGGGAATAAATTTCCAAAATACCtaagaaattcaaacaactcaataggaagaaaacaaaaatccaaaataaaaataaccaaaagaccTAAAgagacatttatgaaaaaaagacagaaaggtaTGACCAGTGGGTGTAtggaaaaatgctccacatcgctaaccatcacagaaatgcaaattacaaccaaaataaaatattgcatcaCACCCATTAGAATAACTGTTAT
The Nomascus leucogenys isolate Asia unplaced genomic scaffold, Asia_NLE_v1 001727F_26335_qpd_obj, whole genome shotgun sequence DNA segment above includes these coding regions:
- the LOC115833871 gene encoding histone H3.Y-like, whose amino-acid sequence is MSILTSDPQTCEQSRLQLVRLSPRTGERPPCTTADIKQNTHKATTWEAPRKPLATKAAGKRAPPTGGIKKPHGYRPGTLTLYKIRKYQKSTQLLLRKLHVQYLVREIAQAISPDLRFQSAATSALQEPSEAYLVRLFEDTNLCAIHARHVTFTPRDMQLACRLRGAGT